Below is a window of Flavobacterium sp. N2820 DNA.
TCACATTAAACTCGTTATGACGGTTGTAATTGTACATAAATGGAAGTTTAGTTTCTGTAGTTGGATTGCTAAAATCATACGCATAATACGTTTCTAAAAAACCTGAAACTTTTATTTTTAAAGAATCTTTTTCCTGAGCGTTTCCCAAAAAGGATAAAAGCACTATACTATACAGCCAAATCTGTTTCATTGTCAATTTTTTTATGTTGTTTTTTAGCTAAAATGGCTAATCCAAAAGTAATAACGCCTACCCTTCCAATAAACATGATGCTAATTAAAATTATTTTTCCCCAAACCGATAAACTTCCGGTAATTCCCATACTTAAACCAACTGTTCCAATGGCTGAAGTAGCTTCAAATAGTAACTTTTCTAACGATTGATTTTCAGTAAAACTTAACAAAAATACACTAAAAAATAAAATTGCTGTGTAAAAAATAAAAGTTGAAACTGCCATTTCTAATCGGTCTGCTGGAATTTTTTTACCTAAATAAGTCACTTTTGCTTGGTTTCTTACTTTGCTCTTTACAATCGCAATTACAGCTGTTAAAGTTGTTATTTTCATACCTCCTCCGGTACTTGAAGGTGCTGCTCCAACATACATTAAGAAAATAATGGTTAGTAAAACTCCTAAAGTCAAATTACTGAGTGGAATAGAATTGTAACCCGCTGTTGATATTGCGTTAACTGTTTGAAAAGCGGCAATTTCTAATCGTTCAAAAACGGGATAATGTTGTATGGTACTCTCTCCAAAAAAAGTAATTGCAGTTGCAATAAACAAAACGCCAAAGAACGATAAAGTAATCATTTTTGTAGTAAACGAAATGGAATTTGATTTTTTTGAAAAATAATACCAAATATCAGTTACAACAATAAACCCTAATCCTCCAGAAATTGTTAAAAAGAGTACAATTCCATTTAAAAAAGTATTGGTTGCATAAGCTTCAAAACTGGTATTGTATAAACTAAATCCAGCGGTACAAAAAGAAGAAACACTATGGAAAACACTAGTCCAAATTGTAAAAAAAGTATCAGAATGAATAGGTCTAAAAGCAAAATAAAACAAAATAGCTCCAATAATTTCGATGGTAAACGTGAATACAATAACTGATTTTAAGAAATCCTGAATTTTGAATTCTTTTGGCATAGTAAACTCGTTATGCAAGATTTTTTTATGCCAATGGGTAATCTGTTTTGTGGTAGAAAGTAAAATATAAGTCGTTAAGGTCATGTAGCCAATTCCACCAATTTGAATCAATGTTAGAATTATGAATTGTCCAAAAAAGGTATAATTATCAAACGTACTCACCGTTGCTAATCCTGTAGTAGAAAGTGCTGATGTGGATGTAAAAAGTGTATCAATGAAATCTGTTGGGATTTTCTGAGAAAAGGGTAAGGATAGAAAAATCCAACCCAAGACCATGTACATGAAAAATCCAAAAAACAAACTCTGTTGTGGATTTAATCGCAAATGAAATTTTAAATATTCGCGTCTTACGGTTTGAAATAAAGTTTTAGGCATTATTCTTTGTTAATTTTAAATTTATAATAGTTTTTAATAAAGTGCGAAGCATGAACTAATCCGAGTTTTTCAGCTATTAAACTCAAATCATTGAGTTGATGTTCTAAGGCGTCATCTCGTTGTGGACATTGATTAATTTTGATAAATTCTCGAAGCCAATAATCTGAATTTGAGTTAGATTGTGGAGGTCGAATTGCGTTATTTAAAGACAAACTATCGCTGTTGCTTGGCACATTAGCTGTGTTGCTGTCTAAATTTTCCATATGTAATGATTTTTTATGTCAGAATAAATCGATAACCAATTCCGCTTTCGGTGAGAATCATTTCCGGATGATTGGCATCTTTTTCAATTTTTTTTCTTAATTGTGCTACAAACACGCGTAGATATTGGGTTTGGTCGCTATAACTTTTACCCCAAATTTCTTTTAATAAGTATTGATGTGTTAATACTTTTCCTTCATTTTTTGCCAAAATGGCTAACAAATTAAACTCTGTTTGAGTTAATTTAACTTCTTCGTTATTCACTTTTACAATTCGCACCATCAAATCAATTGAAAAATTAGTTGAACTAATTACTGGTTCAGAAGCTTCTTTGATGTGATTTCTCATGTGAGAACGAACTCTTGCTAATAATTCTTGCGTTCTAAAGGGTTTAATTAAATAATCATTAGCTCCATTATCTAGAGCTTTTACAATTTCCGATTCTTCACTTTTTACCGATAAAATCATGATGGGATTCAAATACCATTCGCGCAATTGCTGCAATACTTTTTGACCATCAACATCAGGCAAACCTAAGTCGAGCATAATCAAATCGGGTTGAAAAGTTGCCGCAAAACGAATACCTTCTAAGCCATTTTCGGCCAATTTCACCTCAAAATCATTCGTGCTCAAAGTAATTTCTAAAAGCTTTCTGATTTGCGATTCATCATCAATGACTAAAATTTGGCGCTTATTCATTTTCTATCGGATTAAATTTTGAAACTTCGGTTTTAATTTTGATTACAAATTTTGCTCCACCTTCTACTCTATTTTCTAAAGCTACAGTTCCGTTTTGCGCTTCAACGAAACCTTTTACAATAGATAATCCCAAACCTGAACCACCAGGACGCGAATTTTTAAGTCTGTAAAATTTATCAAAAACAAAGGCAATTTCATCTTCTGGAAAACCTTTTCCTTCATCTAAAATTTTAATTTGCAAAGTATCTTCGGTATATGATAAATTGATTGTTATAGTGCTTTTTTCAGGCGTATAAATTATGGCATTGTTCAATAAATTGTAAATAACATGTTCTGTTAAACCGTAATCCAATTTAAAAAGCGGTAGATTTTCGGGAGCAGTAACTACTATTTTTTGCGTGTATGATTTAATTTTCAGCGCTCTAATTACTTCATATACAATTTCATTCACATCAACCCAGTCCATTTTTGCAACAATAACACCCGATTCTAATCGCGACATATTCAATAAATTTTCAACTTGATTATTCAGTCGCAACGAAGCAATTGAAATTTCTTCCAATAATTTTTCTTTCTGATTTTCGGTCATAATTGCATTGCTTTGAAGCGCATCGGTTGAACCAATAATGGCAGCAATAGGCGTTTTTAATTCGTGAGATAAACTATCTAAAAGGGTGCTGTAGAGTTTTATGGATTGTAATTTTGATTCTTTTTCATTCGCAATTCGTTCAATTTGTCTGATTTTGAACGTCAAAACAGCATTAATTAAAGCAATTACAAAATACATAAAGAACATAAATTTGTCTTCTGTATTTCCGATGTGAAACGTATAATAAGGCTTGATAAAAAAGAAATTCCAAATTAAAGCACTCAAAACAGCAGCTAATAATGTTGGAACAATTCTGTAAAACATGGCTACAAAAGAAACAGTAACCAAAAGAATAAAGGCAATAACTTTGTAGCCAATAATGTCTTTAAATGTAAAACAAACAAGGGAAACCAGCACCACTAATAGTATGCTGAAAATATATTGATTGTTAGGATTTGATGTTCTACTAAACACGCTTTAAAACTTTACCAATTAATTACTTGGCAAAGATAAGTTGGGTTTTATAAATAGCGTATAAAAGAAATACTAATAAGTATAAAGATTTTATAAAGATTTTTTTCTTCTGGTGTCAATCAAATGGATAATTTGCCATTTTCCGTTGTCGTTATACAAGGTAAAAGCGTTTGCACCAATGTGACTTAGCTTATCATTTACATAAAACTCATAAGGAGTCCAAACATGTGCTAAATTACCGTCAATTTCTACTTTATAATCGATAAGTTTTTCAACTATTTTGAGATTGGCAGGAATTGTAGCAATCGATTTTAAGAAATCATCAAAGTTTTCTGCTTCTAACTTATAACCTTCTTTAGTATTAGCAATGGTTCGCAATACGATTTCAGAATGACATAATTCATTTAATGCAATGGTATCTTTTGCATGAAATGCTTTAAAAAAATCATCAACTACCTCTTTAGGAGTTGCATCTTGAGCAAAAATAAAATTTGATATTAAAACGATTGTGACAGTCAAAAACTTTTTCATTGCAAAATTATTTGGTTAATGCATTAGTAGCACTTGAACTAAATATGTTACAATTCCAGCAATGTATCCTGCTATTGCAAGCGGAGTTATCTTTTTTAAATACCACATAAACGTAATTTTTTCTTTTTCCATGACAGCAATACCTGCTGCAGATCCAATTACTAACATACTTCCGCCTGTTCCTGCACACAATGCAATAAATTCCCATAAAGAATGATCCATTGGATAATCTGCTAATGAAAACATTCCTTGTGTGGCTGCAACTAAACTTCCGTTATCTACGATTGATGACAATACCCCAATTGCAATAATCATGGAATCTGTATTGGGTAAATTTGTAACTAAAAAAGTAGCCATTTCTCGTAAAATACCAACTTCTTGCAACGCAAAAACCATTAATAAAATTCCCATAAAATATAGAATTGAGCTAATGTCAACTTTGGTTAAAGCATAGGCCACCGAAAATTTATCTTTTTCTTCTTGTGTTTTCTTTCTGTGATACATTATAGAAACTAAAGAAACCATTGATAAAGAAATTAAAACGCCAATAAATGGTGGTAATCCCGTTAAGGTTTTGATTACAGGAACCATAATTAATCCAATTACTCCAGCGATAAAAACACTCATGCTTCCTCTCATTTTCTCTTCTTGACGCACTTGAGCCATTGATACTTGCGCTCGCAAAACTGCAAAACCTTTTATTCTAAAACTCGCAATAATTACAGGAACCAACAAAACCATTATTGAAGGTAAAAATAACGCCTTTACAATTCCAAAAGAACTTACTTGTCCACCAATCCATAACAAAGTTGTGGTGACATCACCAATTGGACTAAAAGCACCTCCAGCATTAGCTGCAATAACAACAATTCCGGTTAACATCATTCTAATTTCACCTTTTGGCATTAACTTTCTTAAAAGTGTTACCATAATAATAGCGGTAGCCAAATTATCCAATAAAGCAGATAAAACAAAGGTTATAAAAGCAACAATCCACAATAATCTTAAAACCGAAGTGGTTCTAATTCTACTCGTAATTACTGTAAATCCTCTATGAATATCGATCAACTCAACAATAGTCATGGCGCCCATCAAAAAGATCAACAACCCCGAAATTTCGCCAAAATATTCCATTAATCGCTCTGTAACTAAATGCTGGTCATCATTACTGTATAATGCAATTACAACCCAACAAATTGTTCCTGTAAGTAAAGCGGTAATGGTTTTATTAATTCGAATGGGAGATTCCATTATAACAGATAAATAACCCAAAATTGCAACTGCAAGTAATATAGATATCATTTTAGCATAGGTTTTAAAAACGGTACGAATTTAATCTAATAATTTAACATAAATTTAATATTGGATAAATATTTTTCAACGGTGTTAAAAAGAAACTAACATTTATTACATTTGTACTATAAAGCAAAAATATTATGTCTGTAGCAAAAAAAGATTACAAGAGAATTACGACCAAAACACTAATCGAAATGAAAGAAAATGGAGAAAAAATCTCCATGCTTACTGCTTATGATTTCACAATGGCAAAAATTGTTGATTCAGCTGGTGTAGATGTAATCTTAGTTGGCGATTCCGCAAGTAATGTAATGGCTGGACATGAAACAACACTTCCAATTACACTTGACCAAATGATTTATCACGCATCAAGTGTGGTTAGAGCCTGTGAGAGAGCTTTAGTGGTGGTAGATTTACCTTTTGGAAGTTACCAATCTGATTCTAAAGAAGCGTTGCGTTCTTCTATCAGAATTATGAAAGAAAGTGGCGGACATGCAGTAAAACTAGAAGGTGGAAGCGAAATAAAAGATTCAATAAAAAAAATATTAAATGCAGGAATTCCTGTAATGGGTCACTTGGGTTTAACACCACAATCTATCTATAAATTCGGAACGTATACGGTTAGAGCAAAAGAAGATGCTGAAGCTGAAAAATTATTAGAAGACGCAAAAATGCTTGAAAAATTAGGTTGCTTTGCCCTAGTTTTAGAAAAAATACCAGCAGCTTTGGCAGAGAAAGTAGCAAAAAGTATTTCAATACCTGTTATTGGAATTGGAGCTGGAAGTGGCGTGGACGGACAAGTATTGGTAATCCATGATATGTTAGGAATGAATAATGAATTTAGTCCAAGATTTTTGAGAAGATATTTAGATTTATACGATCAAATGACAACTGCAATAGGACAATATGTAACCGATGTAAAATCGAAAGATTTTCCAAATGCTAATGAACAATATTAATTGTGTCTAACAAAGAAATTTCAACCAAAAATAACCTTCAAATCCTTCACGAAGACAATCATATTATTGTCATCAATAAGCGTGTAGGCGATATTGTACAAGGAGACAAAACAGGCGACAAACCACTTTCGGATGTTGTAAAAGAATACATCAAAGAAAAGTACAATAAACCAGGCGATGTTTTTTTAGGGGTCGTGCATCGTTTAGACAGACCTACTACAGGAATTGTGGTTTTTGCAAAAACATCCAAAGCACTTACTCGTTTAAACGAAACATTTAAAAATAGAGAAACTCAAAAAACGTATTGGGCAGTTGTTAAAAATGTGCCTCCAAAAGAACAAGATAAACTGATTCATTTCTTAAAAAGAAACACCAAAAACAACACATCCAAAGCGCATTTAAAAGAAGTTCCTGATAGCAAACAAGCTAGTTTAAGTTACCAAGTATTTAAAAAGCTAACCAATTATTATGCGTTAGAAATTGATTTGCATACAGGAAGACATCACCAAATTAGAGCACAATTACAAGCAATTGGTTGTCCTATTAAAGGGGATTTAAAATATGGTTTTGACCGAAGTAACCCCGACGGAGGAATACATCTTCATGCAAGAAAATTGGTTTTAACGCATCCGGTTTCAAAAGAAATTTTTACATTTATAGCAAATCCTCCCAAAGATGTTATTTGGGATTTAATTTAATTACAACGTATGAAAAATAGTGTGGACAACAAAATTCAAAATGGGTATTCTTTAGATTTAGGTAAAATAATTGAGCTTAGCTTTGCTACTTTCAAAAAAACATTTCTAATTTCTGGCGTTGCGTTCATCATTATATGTATCGTTGCGTTAATTTTATATGCAGGCTATTTTGGACTTTTATTTGGTTTTAGCAATTTTGCCGATACTATGGCTCAAATTGAATCTAGTGCTTTAAATGCAACTACACAGATTACCAATACACTTGTTGGTGCTGTTTTTAGTGCCTTATTTGGACCTATTATTGCAGGGTTTATATATGTAAATCACCTAGCTAATACAAATAAAGAATATGGTGTAGCCTCATTTTTTGATTTTTACAAAAGTGATAAAGTAAAAGACATTCTAATTAATCAACTGATTATTACCTTGTTTGTTAATGCAATAGCTACATTTTTGGTGATTGCAAACTTTCCAATAATCAGCGGATTACTTCAAATAATCGTTGCGCTTTTAACATTCTTTTCGATTCCACTGATTATTTTTGGTGACCAAAATTACATGGATGCAATTACTAAAAGTGCACAATTATTTATAAAACAACCCTTAGTAATTATTGTTAGTATTATTATTGGAGGATTAGGTTCAATGGTAGGAATTATTGCGCTTTGTATCGGAATATTTTTTACTGCACCTTACTATTTTTCAGTAATTTATGCTGTGTACCATGAAGCTATTGGATTTCAAGAAACCTCTCCTATTGACGAAATTGGATTAGAATAACAAAATATAGTAGTATGAAAAAAGTATTCATTAGCACTGCACTTTTAATAGGCATAATTGGAGTTGCACAAGAACACTTTTCTGGAATCAACACCAGTAAAAGAGTAGGAATCTTAAACGCAAATATTAATCCAGCTGAACTAAATAATTTATCATCAGATTTTGAGGTAAGCGTTTTTAACTTTAGCACCAATATATCCAATAACAAAATTACTTTCAACGAATTGGTCAACGGAAGTAATATTGAAGATAAATTTTTTACAGGAACAGATCCTGCAAACATTAGGTTAGATGTTTTAATCAACGGTCCTTCTTTTGCAATGAAATATAAAAAATGGGGATTTGGGCTTTTTTCATCGGCAAATGTAAAAACTAATGCGATTGATGTTGATGTAAATTTAGGAGATGCTTTAACCAACTCATTTGTTGGAAGTGCTGCCATCAATTCAAACTATAATCAACGCTTAAATGCTGCTACTTGGGGCGAAATTGGATTAGCTGCTTCCCGAAATATTTTAGATTCCGAAAAACATCGATTTAATGTTGGAGCAACCGTAAAATTCTTATTTCCTGGTTCCTACATGAATTTAGGGGTTTCAAATCTTAAAGGTACTATAACCAATACTTTTGGTGATATTAATCTGACCAATGCAACTGCTGATGTCAATATTTCATACTCTGGAAGTTTAGCAGACAATTATACCGATAGTTCAAATTATAGCAAATTATTTGCAGGTGGTTTGAATGGATTTGGTGCAGAAATCGGTGTAAACTATCAATTAAAAGAACCAAAAACTGACGAATCTTCCTCTAACGGCTATAAGCTAAATGCTGGTTTAAGTTTTAGAAATATGGGGACTATGTCTTTCAAATCTGAAAACAATGTAGCTACAGATTATAATCTTGAAATTCAAGGTTTTGAAGCACTTAACTTAAATCAATTTGACGGCTCAGAGAGCATTACTGATATCGAAACAATTCTTGTAAATAGCGGTTATTTAACTGTCGAAAATACAAGTAAAGATTTTAAAATAAAACTACCCGCTGTAATAAATGCTTATGTGGATTATCACATTCATAACAAATGGTATATTTCAGCCTATACCCAACAAAAATTGGCGGATGATTCTGAAAATGATTTTACAACCATTCAAAATGTAATCACTGTAACGCCTCGTTTTTCAGGAAAACACTATGAAGTGTATGTGCCGTTTTCGCAAAATGAAGTTTCTGATTTTACCACAGGCTTCGGTTTTAGATTGGGCGGATTTTTCATGGGCTCTAGCTCAATAATTACTGCTGTAATAAACGATTCAACTCAAGCAGATATCTATCTTGGTTTTAGATTTGGTATCTAATTTTATAGTTAATATAATCCCTAAAATAAGAATTAAATATGAAATGGAGAGGCAGACGTCAAAGTGACAACGTAGAAGACCGCAGAGGTATGTCGGGCGGTGGTAAAGCAATCGTTGGAGGTGGTTTAATTGGTGTTGTAATTCTATTACTGAATATGTTTGGTGGTGAAAATGCCAAAATGTTAACACCTCTTTTGGAACAAATAAATCAAGGCCAACAAACAGCTCCAACAGAACAACGCGACCTTACCGCTGAAGAAAAAGAAATGGGTGAATTTGTCAAAACTGTTTTAGCCGATACCGAAGATATTTGGACAAAAATTTTTGAAGAGAATAACCTTGGAACCTACAAACAACCTGTAATGGTGTTGTTTTCTGGTTCAGTTGAAACTGCTTGTGGAGGCGCAAGTTCGGCTTCAGGTCCATTTTATTGTCCTGGCGACCAAAAAGTGTATATGGATTTAACTTTCTTCGAGGAACTTCGTACCCGTTTTGGAGCAAAAGGGGGTGACTTTGCAATTGCATATGTAATTGCTCATGAAGTAGGACATCACGTACAAACCCTATTGGGCACTTCAGCTAAAGTAAGGCAATTACAACAAACCAAAAGCGAAACGGAAGGAAATAAATTATCAGTATGCCTAGAACTACAAGCCGATTTTTATGGCGGTTTATGGGCGCATTACAATAAGCAATACCTAGAAGCTGGTGATATTGAAGAGGCATTAAGCGCTGCACACGCGGTAGGCGATGATGCCATTCAAAGTAAAATGCAAGGACATGTTGTTCCTGATTCATTTACACACGGCACCTCAGAACAACGTATGAAATGGTTTATGAAAGGATATAATTCTGGTGATATTCGATTACACGACACTTTTAATGAAGAATTGTAATTTTATGATTTCATTTTTTATCAGAATAAGAAATTAAACTCTGCTTTTTACATTTTTCGTAAATCTTTAATTTAAAATACATTTTTAAGGTATGTTCAAGCATTTTTGAGCATACCTTTTTTATTTTTGAGTAAATAAATTAAACGAAAAATGAAAGTAGGAATAGACGCCATTCAATTTGATGTTCCAAAAATATATTTACCCATTCCAACCTTAGCTACAAATAGAAATATTGAAGCCGATAAGCTAACAAAAGGATTAGGACTCCAAAAAATGAGTTTCTTAGATGTACATCAAGATGTAATTACTTTAGGTGCAAATGCTCTTGTAAAGTTAATTGAACAAGAAAAAATCAACTTGTCTGAAATTGCCAAAATTTATGTAGGTACAGAAAGCGGTATTGATAATTCTAAACCTATCGCATCGTATATTCTTCAACTAATTGAAGAAAAATATGGTGCTCATTCGTTACAAAATTGCGATGTAGTTGATTTAACGTTTGCTTGCATTGGCGCAGTAGATGCACTCCAAAATTGTGTAGATTTCGTCCGATTGCATCCTACAAAAAAAGCGATTGTAATAGCTACTGATAATGCCAAATATGATTTAAACTCATCTGGTGAATATACCCAAGGTGCGGGTGCTATAGCAATGCTAATAACTGCGAATCCTAAAATAATTGCATTTTCAAAAGAAACAGGCATTGCAACCGCAGGTGTTTTTGACTTTTTTAAACCAAAACAAACCATTCAAAAAGCAACAATTACTGGAAACGAAACCAACGAAAATTGGTTTGATATTTTAGAATCCGAAATTACTATTGTAAAAGACCAACCCGTTTTTGACGGACAGTATTCCAACACTTGTTATATCAATCGAATTACAGAAGCCTACGAACATTATAAAAAAGAATCCCAACAAAATGAAACCATCTTTAATAACTG
It encodes the following:
- a CDS encoding TrkH family potassium uptake protein gives rise to the protein MPKTLFQTVRREYLKFHLRLNPQQSLFFGFFMYMVLGWIFLSLPFSQKIPTDFIDTLFTSTSALSTTGLATVSTFDNYTFFGQFIILTLIQIGGIGYMTLTTYILLSTTKQITHWHKKILHNEFTMPKEFKIQDFLKSVIVFTFTIEIIGAILFYFAFRPIHSDTFFTIWTSVFHSVSSFCTAGFSLYNTSFEAYATNTFLNGIVLFLTISGGLGFIVVTDIWYYFSKKSNSISFTTKMITLSFFGVLFIATAITFFGESTIQHYPVFERLEIAAFQTVNAISTAGYNSIPLSNLTLGVLLTIIFLMYVGAAPSSTGGGMKITTLTAVIAIVKSKVRNQAKVTYLGKKIPADRLEMAVSTFIFYTAILFFSVFLLSFTENQSLEKLLFEATSAIGTVGLSMGITGSLSVWGKIILISIMFIGRVGVITFGLAILAKKQHKKIDNETDLAV
- a CDS encoding response regulator is translated as MNKRQILVIDDESQIRKLLEITLSTNDFEVKLAENGLEGIRFAATFQPDLIMLDLGLPDVDGQKVLQQLREWYLNPIMILSVKSEESEIVKALDNGANDYLIKPFRTQELLARVRSHMRNHIKEASEPVISSTNFSIDLMVRIVKVNNEEVKLTQTEFNLLAILAKNEGKVLTHQYLLKEIWGKSYSDQTQYLRVFVAQLRKKIEKDANHPEMILTESGIGYRFILT
- a CDS encoding ATP-binding protein → MFSRTSNPNNQYIFSILLVVLVSLVCFTFKDIIGYKVIAFILLVTVSFVAMFYRIVPTLLAAVLSALIWNFFFIKPYYTFHIGNTEDKFMFFMYFVIALINAVLTFKIRQIERIANEKESKLQSIKLYSTLLDSLSHELKTPIAAIIGSTDALQSNAIMTENQKEKLLEEISIASLRLNNQVENLLNMSRLESGVIVAKMDWVDVNEIVYEVIRALKIKSYTQKIVVTAPENLPLFKLDYGLTEHVIYNLLNNAIIYTPEKSTITINLSYTEDTLQIKILDEGKGFPEDEIAFVFDKFYRLKNSRPGGSGLGLSIVKGFVEAQNGTVALENRVEGGAKFVIKIKTEVSKFNPIENE
- a CDS encoding nuclear transport factor 2 family protein, whose protein sequence is MKKFLTVTIVLISNFIFAQDATPKEVVDDFFKAFHAKDTIALNELCHSEIVLRTIANTKEGYKLEAENFDDFLKSIATIPANLKIVEKLIDYKVEIDGNLAHVWTPYEFYVNDKLSHIGANAFTLYNDNGKWQIIHLIDTRRKKSL
- the nhaD gene encoding sodium:proton antiporter NhaD — protein: MISILLAVAILGYLSVIMESPIRINKTITALLTGTICWVVIALYSNDDQHLVTERLMEYFGEISGLLIFLMGAMTIVELIDIHRGFTVITSRIRTTSVLRLLWIVAFITFVLSALLDNLATAIIMVTLLRKLMPKGEIRMMLTGIVVIAANAGGAFSPIGDVTTTLLWIGGQVSSFGIVKALFLPSIMVLLVPVIIASFRIKGFAVLRAQVSMAQVRQEEKMRGSMSVFIAGVIGLIMVPVIKTLTGLPPFIGVLISLSMVSLVSIMYHRKKTQEEKDKFSVAYALTKVDISSILYFMGILLMVFALQEVGILREMATFLVTNLPNTDSMIIAIGVLSSIVDNGSLVAATQGMFSLADYPMDHSLWEFIALCAGTGGSMLVIGSAAGIAVMEKEKITFMWYLKKITPLAIAGYIAGIVTYLVQVLLMH
- the panB gene encoding 3-methyl-2-oxobutanoate hydroxymethyltransferase; this translates as MSVAKKDYKRITTKTLIEMKENGEKISMLTAYDFTMAKIVDSAGVDVILVGDSASNVMAGHETTLPITLDQMIYHASSVVRACERALVVVDLPFGSYQSDSKEALRSSIRIMKESGGHAVKLEGGSEIKDSIKKILNAGIPVMGHLGLTPQSIYKFGTYTVRAKEDAEAEKLLEDAKMLEKLGCFALVLEKIPAALAEKVAKSISIPVIGIGAGSGVDGQVLVIHDMLGMNNEFSPRFLRRYLDLYDQMTTAIGQYVTDVKSKDFPNANEQY
- a CDS encoding RluA family pseudouridine synthase; amino-acid sequence: MSNKEISTKNNLQILHEDNHIIVINKRVGDIVQGDKTGDKPLSDVVKEYIKEKYNKPGDVFLGVVHRLDRPTTGIVVFAKTSKALTRLNETFKNRETQKTYWAVVKNVPPKEQDKLIHFLKRNTKNNTSKAHLKEVPDSKQASLSYQVFKKLTNYYALEIDLHTGRHHQIRAQLQAIGCPIKGDLKYGFDRSNPDGGIHLHARKLVLTHPVSKEIFTFIANPPKDVIWDLI
- a CDS encoding neutral zinc metallopeptidase; its protein translation is MKWRGRRQSDNVEDRRGMSGGGKAIVGGGLIGVVILLLNMFGGENAKMLTPLLEQINQGQQTAPTEQRDLTAEEKEMGEFVKTVLADTEDIWTKIFEENNLGTYKQPVMVLFSGSVETACGGASSASGPFYCPGDQKVYMDLTFFEELRTRFGAKGGDFAIAYVIAHEVGHHVQTLLGTSAKVRQLQQTKSETEGNKLSVCLELQADFYGGLWAHYNKQYLEAGDIEEALSAAHAVGDDAIQSKMQGHVVPDSFTHGTSEQRMKWFMKGYNSGDIRLHDTFNEEL
- a CDS encoding hydroxymethylglutaryl-CoA synthase family protein, whose amino-acid sequence is MKVGIDAIQFDVPKIYLPIPTLATNRNIEADKLTKGLGLQKMSFLDVHQDVITLGANALVKLIEQEKINLSEIAKIYVGTESGIDNSKPIASYILQLIEEKYGAHSLQNCDVVDLTFACIGAVDALQNCVDFVRLHPTKKAIVIATDNAKYDLNSSGEYTQGAGAIAMLITANPKIIAFSKETGIATAGVFDFFKPKQTIQKATITGNETNENWFDILESEITIVKDQPVFDGQYSNTCYINRITEAYEHYKKESQQNETIFNNWELILMHLPYCFQGRRTFIEIFAKENTALIEKQDGETVKDKMKALTKSEEYISLIQTKIYPSEIASGEVGNMYTGSIFLGLVSALYHSAKNDNYLDHKKVGFIAYGSGSKSKVFEGEIQPDWKNTILKTTLFEILEQRTTIDFTTYEKLHKKELKVSVIAPKNEFILEHIEKENPVLKGARYYTFVD